In the genome of Planctomycetota bacterium, the window GCGGCACTGGTAGGGGGCGGCGAAGGGGCCGACCTCTTTCACCCACACCCGCGGCTCGGGCCGCGGCGTCTCCCGCATGGCGCCCGCGAGGTCCTTCGATCGCGAGTGCGCCACGGCGCATTCGGTCATGCAGCGCTTGCACGCGATGCAGCGCTTCGTGTCCACGATCAGCATCCCAGGCTGGATCATGCGGTCTTCCCTTTCGCGTCCTTTCGCGTCGTTCGCGGGCCGCGTCCTACTTTCTCAGTTGCCGCAGCAACTCGCTGCGGATGGCTCTCACCTCGTCGAACAGCTTGCCGCCCACCGAGTCCACGGGCCGGCCCTCGAGGTCGGCGGTCATCAGGGCGTCATCGAAGCTGATGGCGCCCAGCAGTGGCACGTCCGCGGGCAGGGCGTCGCGCAAAGCCGCCAGGTCCTGCGGCGAGCGCACCTTGTTGGCCACGAGGAACACGCGCTTGATCCCCACATCCCGGGCCATTTGCCGCACGTGGCGCGCCAGGGCCGCGCTGCGGCGGCCGGGCTCCACCACCACGAGCATCGCGTCCATCGCCTCGCACGTGGCGCGGCCCAGGTGCTCGGTGCCGGCCTCCATGTCGAGGATGAGCGTCTCATTCCGTTGAAGGGCCAGGTGGCTGGTGAGGGTGCGCAGGAAGACGTTCTCGGGGCAGGCGCAGCCGGCGCCGCCGCTCTTGTCGGGCGCGCCGAGCACCATCAGGCGCACCCCCCTATGCACGACGCTGTACTTCTCGGGGATATCGGTGACCGTGGGGTTGAGCTTGAAGAGCTTGCCGTAGCCCTTCTTCTTCGTCTCGGTGCGCTCGGCGATCAGGTCGGCCATTTCGGCGATGGGGACGAGTTTCCCCGCGTTCGGCACCCCCAGGGCAGAGGCCAGGCTGGAATCCAGGTCGGCGTCAATGGCGATGACCGACTGGCCGTCCTCGGCAAATAGGCGGGCAAGAACGGCCGCGAGGGTCGTCTTGCCGACGCCGCCTTTGCCGCTGATCGCCAACTTCACACGCTATCCCCCTTGCCCGCCCGGTGCATCGGCCGGGCGGCAGGAAACCCCGGGGCCGCCAGACGCCGTCGGTCGGACCGCTGCGTTCTGCCATCCCGTGTTGCGGGCGCTGGGTTCGCCTCCCCCCACTCCTCGCGCCCGGCCCAGGATCTATAAAGATATAGGATCGGCATCCTCAAGTCAAGCTCGATTGGATGCCATTTCTGTCTGCGCAGCGGCCTGATTTCGCTTGACTCGCGTCCCCGCATCCCCTATCATACCGTACCCCGCGGCAGAGTGGGCCGTGTGGGATTCCAGGCGGTTTTTTGGAGGAGCCGGAGATGTCGCGACCAATCACGCTGTTCACCGGCCAATGGGCGGACCTGCCGCTGGCGAAGCTGGCCGAAATGGCCAAGGGCTGGGGCTACGATGGCCTGGAACTGGCCTGCTGGGGCGATCACTTCGACGTAGACAAGGCCCTCAGCGACGAGAAGTACTGCCAGACCCGCCACGACATCCTCGGCCAGTTCGGCCTCAAGGTCTTCGCCATCTCCACCCATCTCGTCGGCCAGGCCATTTGCGACGTGATTGACGAGCGCCACAAGCGCATCCTGCCGCCCGACGTGTGGGGCGACGGCAACGGCCCCAAGGTCCAGGAGCGCGCCGCCCAGAAGCTCATCGCCACCGCCAAGGCCGCCAAGAAGCTCGGCGTCAAGGTCGTCAACGGCTTCACCGGCTCAAGCATCTGGCCCAAGATTTACGCTTTCCCGCCCACCACGCCCGAGGAGTACGAGGCCGGCTTCGCCGACTTTGCCGCCCGCTTCACCCCCATCCTCAACGAGTTCAAGAAGCTGGGCGTCCGCTTCGCCCTCGAGGTGCACCCGACCGAGATCGCCTTCGACCTCTTCAGCGCGAAGAAGGCCGTTGCCGCTGTCAAGGGTCACCCCGCCTTTGGCTTCAACTTCGACCCCAGCCACCTCGCCTGGCAACTCGTGGACCCCGTGGAGTTCCTGCGCGAGTTCCCCGACCGCATCTTCCACACGCACATGAAGGACGTCTACGTGGACCTGGAGCCTGGCCGCGCCGGCATCCTCGGCTCGCACCTGGGCTTCGGCGACGCCAATCGCCGCTGGGACTTCCGCTCCCTCGGCCACGGCGTCGTCAACTTCCCCGCCATCCTCCGCACCCTCAACGCCATTGGATACGCCGGGCCGCTGAGCGTCGAGTGGGAGGACCCGCACATGGCCCGCGAGCACGGGGCCGCCGAGAGTGTGGCCTTCCTCCGCAAGATTCAGTTCCCAAGCGCCGCCGCGGCCTTCGACAAGGCGTTTGAGAAGTAGAGCGCCCCGCGGGGCCGCACCGCAACCCTTCAGGCCCAGCCGGGCGCCAATGCCTCGGCTGGGCCTTTCGTTTGAGAGGCAGAGAATGCAGCGCCCGCTCGACACCTCTGAGGAAGCCGACCGCATCCAATTCGAGATCTTCGGCCGGATGAGCGTGGACGAGAAGCTGCGGATGATGTTCGCATCCACCGAAGCGATGCGTGCTTCGTTCGAAGCCAACGCCAGGCGGCGTCATCCGGAGTATTCGGCGAATGATGCTCGGCTGGCGCGAATCCGATGCGAACTCGGTGACGAGCTCTTCCGGCAGGTCTACCCCAACGAACCTCTTCGTGACCCATGACCCAACCCGAATTCATTCAGGAGATCGTTCGCCATCTCGACCAGGCCGGCGTGCCCTACATGATAGTCGGCTCTGTCGCCAGCACCGCCTACGGGGATTGGCGAACCACGCTCGACACCGACATCGTGGTGGACGCCCCGTGGGAGCACGTGCGGCGGTTCCTCCGCGGCCTCGGCCCGGACTACTACTTCGACGAGGACGCGGCGCGGACCGCGTGGGAGAGCCGTCGCATGTTCAACATCATCCATTTCGCCAGCGGGAATAAGGCGGACATTATCCGCCGCAAGGACACGCACTATGCCGCTACGGCGTTCGAGAGGCGTGGCCTCGCGAATGCCCTGGGCACCAAGCTGGAGCTGTGCACCCCTGAGGATGTGATACTGTCCAAACTCGACTGGTGCAAGCGAAGCGAGTCTGAGCGACAGTACCGCGATGCCCTCGGCGTGGCAAAGGCACAACGGCAGCGTCTCGACCTGGCCTACCTCGCCTGTTGGGCCGAGGACCTTGGCGTGACTGACTTGCTGAATCGCCTGCTTGGGGACGCAGGTCTGAGGCCACAAGGAGAACCGCCGCACGGCGTCATTCCGAGCGGAGCGTAGCGAAGTCGGGGAGTCCCTCTTGCTCCCGCGCCGAGCAAGGCGAGATGCCTCCGCAAGCTCGGCATGACACAGTGAGGATGGCTGCGTGGCTTTTCTGTGGGGCGTTTTCGCAAGGAGAACGCAATGAAACTTGGCGTGTTGACGGCGGCGTTCGGGAGCATGCCCTTCGAGGACATGCTCGACCGCGTGAAGGCGATGGGCCTGGGGGCCGTAGAACTCCCCGCCAGCGCCTACGGCACATCCCCCCATTGCCCCGTGGACGATCTGCTCAAGAGCGCCTCGCTCCGCAAGCGCTGGCTCGATGCCGTCAAGAGTCGCGGCCTCCTCATCTCCAGCCTCTCCTGTCACGGCAACCCGCTCCACCCCGACCCCGCCTATGCCGCCAACAGCCACGCCGCGCTCCACAAGGGCATCATCCTCGCCGAGAAGCTGGGACTCGACCGTGTGAACGGCTTCTCCGGCTGCCCAGGCGACCAGACGGGCAAGAGCCGCGTGCCCAACTGGGTCACGTGCCCCTGGCCCCCGGACTTCCTCGAGCTCGTCACTTGGCAGTGGGAGAAGAAGGCCATCCCCTACTGGACGAAGATGGCGAAGTTCGCCGCCGACCACGGCGTGAAGATCGGCTTCGAAATGCACCCCGGCTTCCTCGTCTACAACCCCGAGACGCTGCTGCGCGTGCGCGCCGAGTGCGGCAAGGCCCTTGGGGCGAACTTCGACCCGTCCCACCTCTTCTGGCAGGGCATTGACCCCATCGAGGCCGTCCGCGCCCTCGCGGGCTGCATCTGGCACGTCCACGCCAAGGACTGCCGCGTGGAGCCCGCCGTCGCGCGCGTGAATGGCGTGCTCGACACCAAGCATTACGGCGACGAGTTCAACCGTGCCTGGGTTTTCCGCACCTGCGGCTACGGACACGGGGAGAGCTTCTGGCGCGACTTCGTTTCGGCCCTGCGCCTCAGCGGCTACGACCACGTGCTCTCCATCGAGCACGAAGACAGCCTCATGACCACGGACGAAGGCATCGCCAAAGCCGCCGAGTTCCTCAGAGGCATCCTCATCCAGGAGCCGAAGCCCAGATCAATGCACTGGGCATAGACATTGCCGACTTGCGGTTTGCGATTGCCGATTCCAGAGTCGTCCTCGTCGCCGAATCACCTCCCGAAGGTTCCAATACCTTCGGGAGGTTGCTTCGCCTTGCATTCCTGGCGCCGGAGTGTATACTCACCAGGGAAGAAGGCCCCCTGCCAGGAGACCGGTCGTGGGTGCAATCGAGAAGGCGGCCATGGACCAGCTCAAGCTCCTCATCTCCGAGCGGCTTCCCCTCCGCCAGATGGTCCTCTTCGGCTCACGGGCGCGTGGGGACGCTGACCCCGACTCCGACTTCGATGTCCTCGTAGTGATTGATGGCCCTGCCGACAGGTCGGCCAGGGAAACGGTGAGCGATTGCGCCTGGGAGACGGGCCTGGACCACGGTATCGTCATCGCCCCTATCGTGGTCTGCCGCGACGAGTGGGAGAACGGCCCGGAGCGCTACTCCCTGCTGGCCGAAGCCATCCGCGCCGAGGGCGTCCCTGTATGAAACAGGCGGATGTCGAAACACTCGTGAGGTACCGCCTTGACCAGGCACGAACCGCGCTCGCCGACGCGAAGTGCCTCCTCGACGGCAGCGGCAGCCCCCAGAGCATCATCAACCGGTCCTACTACGCCATGTTCTACGCCGTTCTCGCGCTCCTCCAAAGGACGGGCACGGTCCCGTCCAGACACACGGGCGTCATTGGCCTGTTCGACAGCGAGTTCATCCGCACTGGAGTCCTGCCGCGCGACCTGTCACGTCATCTGCACCGAGCCTTCGATGCCCGTCAGGCCGCCGACTACCGCTTTGCGAACCCGATCGAGCCTGCCGAGGCCCGCGACGCGTGGGGGAAGGCCTCCCGGTTTGTCGAGGCGATCGCCGCGCACCTGGGCGCCGGCAAGTAAGAGCAGACCCGTCGGGGGTTTCCTCATCCGCGAGCCGAAGCCGACCGCGATGCATTGGGCGTGAGGCATTTCGGATTTCGGATTGCGGAATCGTCCCGTCGCTGAACGCCTTCTCGCGCCCGAGCATTCTGGCGGTAGTGCGGCATGCCGAGTGAGCAGCCCAAGACCAGGGAACTGTGGCCGCGCTGGCTGCGCCGGACTGTGCTGGTCTCCGTCGTGTTCTTCCTGTGCCTGGTGAGCTTCGCGGCAGGTTACCTGCCCACCTACCTCAGAGACTACTACAGACAGGCGAAGGCGTGGCGGCTCGCAGAAGCCATCCGGGCAGCGCGCACGCCACAGGAGGAACTCAACGCGTTCCATATAGCTAACCAGTGGAAGGGGTGGCCGGGGGATGGAGGCGACCCCTCTTCCACCTCGATGCGTCCTATTGGGTCCATTTCTACGATGGGAACGGGGATGAGATCTCGCCACACAGGGACGGGCGGTACGACCTCGTGCGGGAGGTGGAGGTTGTGTGGAACGATGGGATTTCGGCCAAGAGGCGCCTGCTCAGCAAGGACAACCTGATCGCCCTCATGGGCGAGTGAACAGATCTCAGGACGCGAGGACCCTCCGCGTGCAGGTATGCACGCCCTACGGGCCTTCACTCGATGACTTCGGCGAGGCGCTTGTCGGAGAGGATGAGGTCGTTAACGACGGCGGAAACGTCGGTCTTCTTCTTGCGAGCGATGTGCTGGACGAAGGCCATGGCCTCGTCGTCGAGGTAGACGGGCATCTCGAGTTTGAGGCCGGGGCGGTGGAACTTGCCCCGGACGCCCTTCGAGAAATCGCATTCTTTCCTCATCCGTTCACTGGCCATACTGCAGGGCCTCCTTGGCCGCGGGCCTGCGAGCCGAGATGACACGCACCAAGCCGCGCCGGGGGCCAATCTCCTCAAACGTGTGGGATACGACGAGAAGGCGGCCCACCGACGAGATGCCAAGCGTGATCCACCTGTCCTCAACATCGCTGTGTTCTGCATCATACACAGTCACAGCGCGGGGGGCAAGGAAGACCGTGGCCGCCTCCGGGAGCGACACGCCGTGCTTCTGGCGGTTGACGCGTGCCTATGCGGTGTCCCAATCCAGCCGATAGGTGGGCATTGGTGCGGCCACAGATCACCCCCGCGCATCAGCCCCCGCGGGCGGCTGCGCCTTGATAAGCGCCTCGACAAGCCTCCAAGCGTCAGCTTGTACGGCCCCGATGGGCTGCGAGGCATCAAGTGTCTCGACCCGCTCGCCGGCGGCGCGGGCGTGGGCAATGGCGGCCAGGTAGTTGGCGCGGATGCGCTTGAGGAGGGCCACCTTCTCATACCGCTCGGCGGCACTGCCCTGACGCTGCTTGCGCTCGAGGCCAACGACAGGGTCAATATCCAGGAAGACGGTGAGGTCGGGACGGTAGAAGCCGGCGTTGATGGACTCGACCCAGGCCATGTCGGCGCGCAGGCTCTGGTAGGCGACGGAACTGAGGTAGTGCCGGTCGCTGACGACGACGCGGCCTGCGTAGAGGGCGGGGATGATGATGTTCTGAAGGTGGTCGGCGCGATCGGCGGCAAACAAAAAGGCCATGGTCGTTTCGTCGGCCTCGGGGAAGGCCCCCTGGAGAATCCGGCGGATGAAGGCGCCAACGGGGCGCGTCGTCGGCTCGGCGGTGAGGACGACCTC includes:
- a CDS encoding P-loop NTPase, which codes for MKLAISGKGGVGKTTLAAVLARLFAEDGQSVIAIDADLDSSLASALGVPNAGKLVPIAEMADLIAERTETKKKGYGKLFKLNPTVTDIPEKYSVVHRGVRLMVLGAPDKSGGAGCACPENVFLRTLTSHLALQRNETLILDMEAGTEHLGRATCEAMDAMLVVVEPGRRSAALARHVRQMARDVGIKRVFLVANKVRSPQDLAALRDALPADVPLLGAISFDDALMTADLEGRPVDSVGGKLFDEVRAIRSELLRQLRK
- a CDS encoding sugar phosphate isomerase/epimerase family protein — encoded protein: MSRPITLFTGQWADLPLAKLAEMAKGWGYDGLELACWGDHFDVDKALSDEKYCQTRHDILGQFGLKVFAISTHLVGQAICDVIDERHKRILPPDVWGDGNGPKVQERAAQKLIATAKAAKKLGVKVVNGFTGSSIWPKIYAFPPTTPEEYEAGFADFAARFTPILNEFKKLGVRFALEVHPTEIAFDLFSAKKAVAAVKGHPAFGFNFDPSHLAWQLVDPVEFLREFPDRIFHTHMKDVYVDLEPGRAGILGSHLGFGDANRRWDFRSLGHGVVNFPAILRTLNAIGYAGPLSVEWEDPHMAREHGAAESVAFLRKIQFPSAAAAFDKAFEK
- a CDS encoding sugar phosphate isomerase/epimerase is translated as MKLGVLTAAFGSMPFEDMLDRVKAMGLGAVELPASAYGTSPHCPVDDLLKSASLRKRWLDAVKSRGLLISSLSCHGNPLHPDPAYAANSHAALHKGIILAEKLGLDRVNGFSGCPGDQTGKSRVPNWVTCPWPPDFLELVTWQWEKKAIPYWTKMAKFAADHGVKIGFEMHPGFLVYNPETLLRVRAECGKALGANFDPSHLFWQGIDPIEAVRALAGCIWHVHAKDCRVEPAVARVNGVLDTKHYGDEFNRAWVFRTCGYGHGESFWRDFVSALRLSGYDHVLSIEHEDSLMTTDEGIAKAAEFLRGILIQEPKPRSMHWA
- a CDS encoding nucleotidyltransferase domain-containing protein, which produces MGAIEKAAMDQLKLLISERLPLRQMVLFGSRARGDADPDSDFDVLVVIDGPADRSARETVSDCAWETGLDHGIVIAPIVVCRDEWENGPERYSLLAEAIRAEGVPV
- a CDS encoding HEPN domain-containing protein; this encodes MRYRLDQARTALADAKCLLDGSGSPQSIINRSYYAMFYAVLALLQRTGTVPSRHTGVIGLFDSEFIRTGVLPRDLSRHLHRAFDARQAADYRFANPIEPAEARDAWGKASRFVEAIAAHLGAGK
- the tmk gene encoding dTMP kinase — encoded protein: MPIGLFIVLEGIDGAGTTTQARLLAEWLRSHGREVVLTAEPTTRPVGAFIRRILQGAFPEADETTMAFLFAADRADHLQNIIIPALYAGRVVVSDRHYLSSVAYQSLRADMAWVESINAGFYRPDLTVFLDIDPVVGLERKQRQGSAAERYEKVALLKRIRANYLAAIAHARAAGERVETLDASQPIGAVQADAWRLVEALIKAQPPAGADARG